One Fibrobacter sp. UWB5 DNA segment encodes these proteins:
- a CDS encoding DUF4416 family protein, with product MGELRIPAKVKIIVGILAKDSQAVEAVRDTLRNRFGEEELALPPFPFTFTNYYVDEIGNAPVRAFFSYETLVDRETIVDIKLWSNDVELEIAKQNGTPGLRPVNLDPGYMTLGQFFLATTKDQRQRVYMQRGIFVEPTLYFQDGHFHAFDWTYRDYQSEKYIQYLEQVRARLAYQMSTGKPYRLRRDSH from the coding sequence ATGGGTGAATTAAGGATACCAGCCAAAGTCAAGATAATCGTAGGGATTCTCGCTAAAGATTCCCAAGCGGTAGAGGCCGTGCGCGACACGCTCCGCAACCGCTTTGGCGAAGAGGAGCTAGCGCTCCCGCCGTTCCCGTTCACCTTCACGAACTACTACGTCGACGAAATCGGGAACGCCCCCGTGCGTGCCTTTTTCAGCTACGAGACTCTGGTCGACCGCGAAACCATTGTCGACATCAAGCTTTGGAGCAACGACGTCGAACTCGAAATTGCCAAGCAGAACGGCACGCCCGGGCTTCGCCCCGTGAATCTGGACCCCGGCTACATGACGCTCGGACAGTTTTTCTTGGCGACCACCAAGGACCAGCGCCAGCGCGTATACATGCAACGTGGCATTTTCGTAGAACCCACGCTGTATTTTCAGGACGGGCATTTCCACGCCTTCGACTGGACCTACCGCGATTACCAAAGCGAAAAGTACATCCAGTACTTGGAACAAGTGCGCGCCCGCCTCGCCTACCAAATGAGCACCGGAAAACCATATCGCCTTAGGCGAGACTCCCATTAG
- a CDS encoding DMT family protein, with protein MKAGIFTVILLIISNVFMTAAWYGNLKLKEMHISTDWPLILVILASWGVALIEYFFMIPANTMGSRINGGPFTLMQLKVIQEAISLTVFTVIATTVFNNEALQWNHIVAFVLIVAAVFFAFLK; from the coding sequence ATGAAAGCCGGAATCTTTACAGTCATTCTCCTGATCATCAGTAACGTCTTTATGACCGCAGCCTGGTACGGCAACCTCAAGCTCAAAGAAATGCACATCAGCACCGACTGGCCGCTGATTCTGGTGATTCTCGCCTCCTGGGGTGTCGCCCTCATCGAATATTTCTTCATGATTCCCGCCAATACCATGGGTAGCCGCATTAACGGAGGGCCTTTCACCCTCATGCAGCTCAAGGTCATTCAAGAAGCCATCTCCCTGACGGTATTCACCGTCATCGCAACGACCGTTTTCAACAACGAAGCCCTGCAATGGAACCATATTGTGGCCTTCGTTTTGATTGTGGCCGCCGTATTCTTCGCATTTTTAAAGTAA
- a CDS encoding peptidoglycan DD-metalloendopeptidase family protein, protein MSFLGLHKWMGLFVAIIVAISFTSAPAYAKTATAKKSEKETSAQTTKKKSDSKKSSKKSKKAKPKKSKKIKLSEDDPKAFTKALLYDKQGVEYEIVESKKKKRERAKQQKKEEEAARMVDVFDFSTILPPITHEALIGSPYGIRSHRLHRGVDVNVIKDEPVVAAYPGEVTMSRYNKGGYGHYVLIKHPNGIETLYAHLSKRLLSVGDKVFPGDIVGLAGNSGRSSAAHLHFEIRFGEVNIDPTTVIDFPHWSLKPGVNNFSMKKARNDHRKIQAQLRNYNFYVVQAGDSQGDVANWFNISIESLCRINKLTPGAPLKAGQKLRGSK, encoded by the coding sequence ATGAGCTTTTTGGGACTTCACAAGTGGATGGGTTTATTTGTCGCGATCATCGTGGCAATCTCCTTCACGAGTGCACCCGCTTACGCAAAAACCGCAACCGCCAAAAAATCCGAAAAAGAAACCTCGGCCCAAACGACTAAAAAAAAGTCCGACTCCAAAAAGTCCTCCAAAAAATCAAAAAAAGCCAAACCCAAGAAGTCAAAAAAAATAAAACTGAGCGAAGACGACCCGAAAGCCTTCACCAAGGCGTTGCTCTATGACAAGCAGGGCGTCGAATACGAAATCGTCGAATCCAAAAAGAAAAAGCGCGAAAGAGCTAAGCAGCAAAAGAAGGAAGAAGAAGCCGCACGAATGGTCGACGTCTTTGACTTTTCAACCATTCTCCCGCCTATCACGCATGAGGCTCTCATCGGCTCGCCCTACGGCATCCGCAGCCACCGCCTGCACCGCGGCGTTGACGTGAACGTGATCAAGGACGAACCTGTCGTGGCCGCCTACCCCGGCGAAGTCACCATGTCGCGCTACAACAAAGGCGGTTACGGCCATTACGTGCTCATCAAGCACCCGAACGGAATCGAGACTCTTTATGCCCACCTTTCCAAGCGTCTGCTCAGCGTCGGCGACAAGGTTTTCCCCGGCGATATCGTAGGCCTCGCAGGCAACTCCGGCAGGTCTTCGGCAGCGCACTTGCACTTTGAAATCCGATTCGGCGAAGTAAACATCGACCCGACCACCGTCATCGATTTCCCGCACTGGTCGCTAAAGCCGGGCGTCAATAATTTCTCGATGAAAAAGGCCCGCAACGATCACCGCAAAATTCAGGCTCAACTCCGCAACTACAACTTTTATGTTGTTCAAGCCGGCGATTCCCAAGGGGATGTCGCCAACTGGTTCAATATTTCAATCGAATCGCTCTGCCGCATTAACAAACTGACCCCAGGCGCTCCGCTCAAGGCAGGCCAGAAGCTCCGCGGCAGCAAATAG